One region of Candidatus Zixiibacteriota bacterium genomic DNA includes:
- a CDS encoding redoxin domain-containing protein gives MVKVGQEIPDFELDAYHDDELKKIKLSDYRGKWLTLMFYPADFTFVCPTELEEAADHYDQFRESDAEILSVSTDTAFVHKAWHDVSPAIKKIRYPMLADPTGDLCKSFGTYLEGQGVSLRATFIIDPDGILRSMEIHDNSIGRSATEILRKLQASKYVRESDGEACPASWKPGGKTLRPGLDLVGKI, from the coding sequence ATGGTAAAAGTTGGACAGGAAATTCCTGACTTCGAACTGGACGCTTATCATGACGACGAACTTAAAAAGATCAAGCTTTCTGATTATCGCGGTAAATGGTTGACCCTTATGTTCTACCCGGCCGATTTCACTTTTGTCTGCCCGACCGAGCTCGAGGAAGCCGCTGATCATTACGATCAGTTCCGGGAATCGGATGCTGAGATACTCTCTGTTTCAACCGATACCGCCTTTGTGCACAAAGCCTGGCATGATGTTTCACCGGCAATCAAGAAGATCAGGTACCCTATGCTGGCTGACCCGACAGGAGATTTGTGTAAATCCTTCGGCACCTACCTGGAGGGCCAGGGTGTCTCGCTGAGGGCCACTTTTATTATTGATCCGGATGGTATCCTGCGCTCGATGGAAATTCATGACAACTCGATCGGTCGCAGTGCAACCGAGATCCTGCGCAAACTGCAGGCCTCCAAGTATGTCCGTGAATCCGACGGTGAAGCCTGCCCGGCCAGCTGGAAACCGGGTGG